From Candidatus Schekmanbacteria bacterium RIFCSPLOWO2_02_FULL_38_14, a single genomic window includes:
- a CDS encoding SirA family protein — translation MEADEKLDAVGLYCPMPILLTTKKMKELKVGQILEVIADDEGIVKDMPSWCKSTGNQFLKIEKADDQFHVFVKKLVADE, via the coding sequence ATGGAGGCTGATGAAAAGTTAGATGCTGTTGGACTCTACTGTCCAATGCCAATACTTTTGACAACAAAGAAGATGAAGGAGTTGAAAGTAGGACAGATTCTCGAGGTGATTGCAGATGATGAGGGAATTGTAAAGGATATGCCTTCATGGTGTAAAAGCACCGGTAACCAGTTTCTAAAAATAGAAAAAGCCGATGACCAGTTTCATGTGTTTGTAAAAAAGCTTGTTGCTGACGAGTAG
- a CDS encoding Fe-S cluster assembly scaffold protein NifU: MEKYSEKVMEHFQNPRNVGEITDADGVGTVGNASCGDIMKLFIKVKDGKIVEAKFKTFGCGAAIATSSMVTELVIGKTIDEALKISKATVAEALDGLPPQKMHCSNLAADALKAAIEEYQNKGNKQKNNFK, from the coding sequence ATGGAAAAATATTCTGAAAAAGTTATGGAGCATTTTCAAAATCCCAGAAATGTTGGTGAGATTACTGACGCTGATGGAGTAGGAACAGTAGGAAATGCATCCTGCGGGGACATAATGAAACTCTTTATTAAAGTAAAAGATGGCAAGATAGTTGAAGCAAAGTTTAAGACCTTTGGATGCGGTGCCGCAATTGCAACAAGTTCCATGGTTACAGAACTTGTAATAGGAAAAACTATTGATGAAGCCCTGAAGATTTCCAAAGCAACTGTAGCTGAAGCTTTAGACGGACTTCCTCCACAAAAAATGCACTGCTCAAACCTTGCCGCTGATGCACTAAAAGCAGCGATTGAAGAATACCAGAATAAGGGAAATAAGCAGAAGAATAATTTCAAATAA
- a CDS encoding cysteine desulfurase NifS: MKRKVYMDYASTTPVRAEVADAMIPFIREDFGNPQSLHNFGDKPKQAVDEARAKVAGLIGALPEEIYFTSSGTESDNFALKGIALAHQKKGRHIITSQIEHHAVLYSAKSLEKQDFEVTYLPVDKFGMVDPQAVKSAIKKDTILVSILHASNEIGSIEPIGEISKIVKETGIIFHTDAVQTAGTIPVNVNELGVDLLSLAAHQFYGPKGIGAIYIRKGVRVTPFIDGGIQENGRRAGTENVAGIAGMGKACELAKEEIPGRVKKMTALRDKFINGILSKIGHAYLNGHQIKRLPGNVNISVEYVEGESMLLFLDIDGVAASSGSACTSRALKASHVLTAMGVAPEIAQGSLLFSLGAESSDEDVDYICQILPPIVERLRKMSPLYEEAKMMK, translated from the coding sequence ATGAAACGGAAGGTTTATATGGATTATGCCTCAACTACGCCTGTAAGGGCTGAAGTTGCAGATGCAATGATACCATTTATAAGAGAAGATTTTGGTAATCCCCAAAGTCTTCATAACTTCGGCGATAAACCAAAGCAGGCAGTTGATGAAGCAAGAGCGAAGGTTGCAGGGTTGATAGGCGCTTTGCCTGAGGAAATCTATTTTACATCTTCAGGGACAGAAAGCGACAACTTTGCCTTAAAGGGAATTGCTCTTGCCCATCAGAAAAAGGGCAGGCATATAATAACCTCACAGATTGAGCATCACGCGGTTTTGTATTCAGCAAAGAGTCTGGAGAAACAAGACTTTGAAGTTACTTATCTTCCTGTTGATAAATTTGGAATGGTTGACCCTCAGGCAGTAAAATCAGCAATAAAAAAGGATACAATACTTGTCTCAATTCTTCATGCTTCAAACGAGATTGGGAGCATTGAGCCAATTGGAGAAATAAGCAAAATTGTAAAAGAGACCGGAATTATTTTTCATACCGATGCTGTTCAGACAGCAGGAACAATTCCTGTAAATGTCAATGAGCTTGGGGTTGATTTGCTTAGTCTTGCGGCACATCAGTTCTACGGTCCAAAGGGGATAGGAGCAATTTATATCAGAAAGGGAGTAAGGGTTACTCCTTTTATTGATGGAGGAATTCAGGAAAATGGCAGAAGAGCCGGTACTGAGAATGTTGCCGGAATTGCTGGAATGGGTAAAGCCTGTGAACTTGCAAAGGAAGAGATTCCGGGAAGAGTAAAAAAAATGACTGCGCTGAGAGATAAATTTATAAATGGTATTCTTTCGAAGATTGGCCACGCATATCTGAATGGTCATCAAATAAAAAGGCTTCCGGGTAACGTTAATATTTCTGTGGAGTATGTAGAAGGCGAGTCAATGCTTTTATTCCTGGATATTGACGGGGTTGCTGCTTCCAGTGGTTCAGCGTGTACATCAAGAGCGCTTAAAGCCTCTCATGTTTTGACTGCAATGGGAGTTGCTCCTGAGATAGCCCAGGGCTCGCTTCTTTTCAGCCTTGGTGCTGAAAGCAGTGATGAAGATGTAGATTATATCTGCCAGATACTGCCTCCCATTGTTGAGCGGCTCAGAAAGATGTCTCCTCTTTATGAAGAAGCCAAGATGATGAAATGA
- a CDS encoding bifunctional phosphoribosylaminoimidazolecarboxamide formyltransferase/IMP cyclohydrolase produces the protein MVKIKRALISVSDKTGIVEFAKGLKSFNVEIVSTGGTAKLLRDNNIPAIEVAELTGFPEMLDGRVKTLHPFVHGGILARRKEKTHQEQVEKHKISLIDLVVVNLYPFEQVIERKNFTIEEAIENIDIGGPAMVRSACKNFESVGVVVDPADYDPVLRELEERNGELNKSTRFHLARKAFALISSYDSSIATYLNSIRVDNAMPEKYPERLTLSLVKVQDLRYGENPHQNAAFYREAKPPLFPVISSGKQLQGKELSFNNIIDLDAALNLATEFDQCAAVIIKHTNPCGVAIADTSLLDAYIKAKETDPVSAFGGIVGFNREVDEETAKEVSKLFTEAIVAPSYSYSALRILESKKNLRLIQVPMDVKTLDNIQNGFDIKKVGGGVLIQDRDVKNIDLMSLKYPTRRKPTQDEMEVLQFAWKVAKYVKSNAIVYARKGQTVGIGAGQMSRVDSSKIAVMKANLPTKGTVLASDAFFPFRDGIDEAAKAGITAVIQPGGSVKDDEVINACNEYNIAMVFTGIRHFRH, from the coding sequence ATGGTAAAGATAAAACGGGCATTGATAAGTGTTTCTGATAAAACAGGAATTGTTGAGTTTGCAAAAGGACTCAAGTCTTTCAATGTTGAAATTGTTTCAACAGGAGGAACAGCAAAACTTTTGCGCGATAATAATATTCCTGCGATTGAAGTTGCAGAACTAACAGGTTTTCCTGAAATGCTTGATGGAAGGGTAAAGACTTTGCATCCCTTTGTCCACGGCGGAATACTTGCAAGAAGAAAGGAAAAGACTCATCAGGAGCAGGTTGAAAAACATAAGATTTCTTTGATAGATTTAGTGGTTGTGAATCTTTATCCGTTTGAGCAGGTGATAGAAAGAAAGAATTTTACCATAGAAGAGGCAATTGAGAATATAGATATTGGCGGTCCTGCTATGGTGAGGTCTGCGTGCAAGAATTTTGAAAGTGTCGGAGTTGTTGTGGACCCTGCAGATTATGATCCGGTTTTAAGAGAATTAGAAGAGAGGAACGGAGAGCTAAACAAGTCAACAAGATTTCACCTTGCAAGAAAGGCCTTTGCCCTGATATCCTCATATGATTCATCAATAGCAACATACCTTAATTCTATCAGGGTTGACAATGCAATGCCTGAAAAATACCCTGAAAGACTGACACTAAGCTTAGTTAAGGTTCAGGATTTAAGATACGGGGAAAACCCTCATCAGAATGCTGCTTTCTACAGGGAAGCAAAGCCTCCGCTCTTTCCTGTAATTTCCAGCGGGAAGCAATTGCAGGGAAAGGAACTTTCATTTAATAATATAATTGACCTTGATGCTGCATTAAACCTTGCCACTGAATTTGACCAGTGTGCAGCAGTAATCATAAAACATACAAACCCATGCGGTGTTGCCATAGCTGATACCTCTCTTCTTGATGCCTATATTAAAGCAAAAGAAACAGACCCGGTTTCAGCCTTCGGAGGAATAGTCGGCTTTAACAGAGAGGTTGACGAAGAGACTGCAAAGGAGGTTTCAAAGCTTTTTACGGAGGCAATAGTTGCTCCGTCATATTCTTATAGTGCCCTTCGGATTCTTGAGTCAAAGAAAAATTTAAGGTTGATTCAGGTTCCAATGGATGTAAAAACACTGGATAATATTCAGAACGGTTTTGACATTAAAAAGGTAGGTGGTGGAGTTCTGATACAGGATAGGGATGTTAAGAATATTGACTTAATGAGCCTCAAATATCCAACAAGGAGAAAACCAACACAGGATGAAATGGAAGTCCTGCAATTTGCATGGAAAGTTGCCAAGTACGTCAAGTCAAATGCAATAGTCTATGCAAGAAAAGGTCAGACAGTAGGGATTGGTGCTGGACAGATGAGCAGGGTTGATTCTTCAAAAATTGCTGTTATGAAAGCAAACCTTCCAACAAAAGGAACTGTTCTTGCCTCAGATGCTTTCTTTCCTTTCAGAGACGGGATTGACGAGGCTGCAAAGGCAGGGATTACAGCAGTAAT